The Methanomethylovorans hollandica DSM 15978 genome includes a region encoding these proteins:
- a CDS encoding molybdopterin synthase encodes MKVISVVGYKKTGKTTLVTRLVEKLSGKGKVGTVKQMCHHRFNPENTDTGKHFDAGAAAVAAITDGELVLVRRNPSLSKALDALADSGMDFAIVEGAKKSSLPKIVLGDLDNIDEVQNIVARLPARADWDIDTLAELVMQQDEWATLGLLIEQVKLDPRIKQAGGIGTFTGIVRQFSEGVETKALHFEKYEKVAEEAMKKICNDLMQREGVLDIRMHHRTGTIKQGEDIVYIVVAAAHRQELFTALTDALEMLKAEVPVWKKELTIEGDFWVHDVEK; translated from the coding sequence ATGAAAGTAATCAGCGTGGTCGGTTATAAGAAAACAGGTAAAACGACACTGGTCACACGGCTTGTGGAAAAACTTTCCGGAAAAGGCAAGGTTGGTACTGTAAAGCAGATGTGCCATCATCGGTTCAATCCGGAGAACACCGATACAGGTAAACACTTTGATGCAGGGGCTGCGGCTGTGGCAGCAATAACAGATGGTGAACTTGTACTTGTGAGACGCAACCCATCCCTCAGCAAGGCCCTTGATGCCCTGGCAGACAGCGGCATGGATTTTGCTATAGTTGAAGGCGCTAAGAAAAGCAGCCTGCCAAAGATCGTTCTGGGGGATCTTGACAATATCGACGAGGTGCAAAATATAGTCGCCAGGCTGCCAGCAAGAGCAGACTGGGATATTGATACCCTTGCTGAACTCGTGATGCAGCAGGATGAATGGGCCACACTCGGCCTGCTCATCGAACAAGTAAAGCTGGACCCACGAATAAAACAGGCAGGGGGTATCGGTACATTCACCGGCATCGTCAGACAATTTTCCGAGGGCGTGGAAACAAAGGCATTGCATTTCGAGAAATATGAAAAGGTTGCGGAAGAGGCAATGAAAAAGATTTGTAACGACCTGATGCAAAGAGAAGGAGTTCTGGATATAAGGATGCACCATCGTACAGGCACCATAAAGCAGGGAGAAGATATCGTATACATAGTTGTTGCCGCTGCCCACAGGCAGGAACTGTTCACAGCCCTTACTGATGCCCTGGAAATGTTAAAAGCAGAAGTGCCCGTATGGAAAAAAGAACTTACAATTGAAGGCGACTTCTGGGTACATGATGTGGAGAAATGA
- the endA gene encoding tRNA-intron lyase, with translation MIGILVNDRVKAGKQAINELYNVGYYGRPKGDTLELTLIEAAYLHYKKKLEIQIDDRSLSFEEFFTEASKRQQYFDLKYIVYKDLRERGFYVQPSVTDFRVYPRGGHPGKTPAKFFVHVISERIPLSLKELRMSLEAAHNVHKTMVLAIVDEESDITFYEIRKVEPAGSVESIEQAVQGKRGRSTFLEDRVVVWNSDFSSSLHAAGFYGHPLDADRLQLSLVESGYLLKKGILEVADMSGTSSLGFSEFAAKASVIESEFMLKYMVYENLRDRGLVPKTGFKFGSHFRVYLDFRSVDKLPHSEYLVHSIAEEYEFMLPVMSRAVRLANSVRKRMIYAVYDNVHCAYIDIGRIKM, from the coding sequence TTGATCGGAATACTTGTCAATGACCGGGTTAAAGCTGGTAAACAGGCTATCAATGAGTTGTACAATGTTGGATATTACGGACGTCCAAAAGGTGATACATTAGAACTTACACTCATTGAAGCTGCATATCTGCACTACAAAAAAAAGCTTGAGATACAGATAGATGACAGATCATTGTCATTTGAGGAGTTCTTTACTGAGGCATCAAAAAGGCAGCAGTATTTTGACCTTAAATATATCGTTTATAAAGATCTTCGAGAAAGAGGTTTTTATGTCCAGCCTTCTGTGACGGATTTCAGGGTCTATCCCAGAGGAGGGCATCCGGGAAAAACCCCGGCAAAGTTCTTTGTCCATGTTATCTCGGAGCGTATACCTTTATCTCTCAAGGAGTTACGCATGTCGCTGGAAGCCGCACATAACGTGCATAAAACAATGGTCCTTGCCATTGTTGATGAGGAAAGCGATATAACTTTCTACGAGATAAGGAAAGTGGAACCAGCGGGAAGCGTGGAATCCATTGAACAGGCAGTACAGGGTAAACGTGGAAGGTCCACATTCCTTGAAGACCGCGTGGTGGTCTGGAACAGTGATTTTTCCAGTTCATTACACGCCGCAGGTTTCTATGGTCATCCCCTTGATGCGGATCGTCTGCAGTTATCTCTTGTGGAATCAGGCTATCTGCTTAAAAAAGGTATACTGGAGGTTGCCGATATGTCCGGTACTTCTTCTCTTGGATTCTCTGAATTTGCTGCAAAGGCCTCGGTCATAGAATCGGAATTCATGCTTAAGTACATGGTATACGAGAACCTCAGGGACAGAGGCCTTGTCCCCAAGACCGGTTTCAAGTTCGGCAGCCATTTCAGGGTATATCTGGATTTCAGATCGGTGGATAAGCTCCCCCATTCGGAGTACCTGGTCCACTCCATAGCTGAAGAATATGAGTTCATGCTGCCGGTGATGTCAAGGGCGGTGCGCCTGGCCAATAGTGTGCGCAAAAGAATGATATATGCAGTATATGATAACGTTCACTGTGCCTATATTGACATTGGCAGGATAAAGATGTGA
- a CDS encoding thiamine pyrophosphate-dependent enzyme, with the protein MKETTGLEALLLASFDSNVLLVTGVAGYPATAVMELLVERSSEGYVACWMTNEKAALEKALGASVTQQRSMVVVKHVGMNVLSDPLMTSVYHTIGAGVVIIAGDDTGARASQNEQDSRYYGCLAEVSLFDPATPQGAYDAVMRAFKLSEQSKVPVIIRVTDRLLDSKGAVLRSRQNKSTATFDKDIWKLTTKGKHQRFHRISMPLLEMAVQTTSLNRLHPGDSGIGIISSGYLSVLVGKALSKAKWSGHAHLALQMLSPFPFAMVQQFISKCNTVLVVEETEPYIESHIAVTGKIRGKMTGHLPYGQVGIEHIDYALDHLHEDRIEKYTEVQTIKSRGSRPLCQDCPFMPLYKCLANIDVMVAGDMGCSIRAAPEPLQAVDTGFALGSAISTACGFKDKGIAVIGDFALAHSGIVGLINAVGSEDDVVVVILQNRIAAMTGGQEAPDLMSVVKALVSDVTVMEMPVFSTEISSYTEGQLQELLLCKLAQKGISVIYLLGKCTKL; encoded by the coding sequence ATGAAAGAAACAACTGGTCTTGAAGCTCTTTTGCTTGCTTCCTTTGACAGCAATGTGCTACTTGTGACAGGTGTTGCTGGTTATCCTGCAACTGCTGTTATGGAATTGCTGGTAGAGCGCTCAAGTGAAGGATACGTTGCCTGCTGGATGACCAATGAAAAAGCAGCCCTTGAAAAAGCTCTGGGAGCATCGGTTACGCAACAGCGTTCCATGGTGGTAGTAAAACATGTAGGCATGAACGTGCTCAGTGATCCGCTAATGACCTCAGTGTACCACACCATCGGAGCAGGTGTTGTTATTATTGCCGGAGACGATACCGGAGCACGAGCTTCCCAGAACGAGCAGGATTCCCGTTATTATGGGTGCCTTGCAGAGGTCTCTTTATTCGATCCGGCAACACCTCAGGGAGCATATGATGCAGTCATGCGTGCGTTTAAGCTATCAGAACAGTCAAAGGTTCCTGTGATCATCAGAGTGACCGACAGATTGCTGGATAGTAAAGGAGCTGTTCTCAGAAGCCGACAAAATAAATCAACAGCCACTTTCGACAAGGATATCTGGAAACTTACTACAAAAGGCAAACATCAGCGATTCCACAGGATATCCATGCCTTTGCTTGAAATGGCTGTTCAGACTACTTCTCTGAACAGGCTTCATCCGGGAGACAGTGGGATAGGCATAATCTCATCAGGTTATCTTTCAGTGCTTGTGGGTAAAGCACTCTCCAAAGCAAAGTGGTCAGGTCATGCGCACCTTGCTCTGCAGATGTTGTCTCCTTTTCCTTTTGCAATGGTACAGCAGTTCATCAGCAAATGCAACACGGTGCTTGTGGTGGAGGAAACGGAGCCTTACATAGAATCCCACATTGCGGTAACTGGAAAAATACGGGGTAAAATGACAGGCCATCTTCCTTATGGTCAGGTGGGGATCGAGCATATTGATTATGCACTGGATCACCTGCACGAGGACAGGATAGAGAAGTATACTGAAGTGCAGACCATAAAGAGCAGAGGTTCCAGACCTTTGTGTCAGGATTGCCCTTTTATGCCTCTTTACAAATGCCTGGCTAATATCGATGTTATGGTTGCCGGGGATATGGGTTGTTCGATCAGGGCAGCTCCGGAACCATTACAAGCTGTTGATACGGGATTCGCTCTTGGTTCAGCTATATCTACTGCCTGTGGTTTCAAGGATAAGGGCATTGCAGTGATCGGTGATTTCGCACTCGCTCATTCAGGCATTGTTGGCCTGATCAATGCCGTGGGTTCTGAAGATGATGTTGTTGTCGTCATATTGCAGAATCGGATTGCTGCTATGACGGGCGGACAGGAGGCTCCTGATCTGATGTCTGTTGTAAAGGCACTGGTATCGGATGTTACTGTCATGGAAATGCCAGTCTTTTCGACAGAAATATCAAGTTATACAGAAGGTCAACTACAAGAACTGCTTCTCTGCAAACTGGCTCAAAAGGGAATATCTGTGATATATCTCCTGGGTAAATGCACAAAATTATAG
- the radC gene encoding RadC family protein codes for MSDYRLRMHDIPVDDRPTERLLKYGPESLSTAELLAVVLRTGTKKENVVNMCQRIFSEYNVKQLSQAEISKLMQIYGIGPTKAAQIAAVFELARKLERHVDGPKRKICSPADVYSMLYPGMREQKREKLVVLYLDTKNQVLKEEVVSIGSLNSSIVHPREVFKSALMESSASVIISHNHPSGDPTPSKEDIAITEKLIEGGKILGIDVLDHVIIGDGRYVSLKDEGLVS; via the coding sequence ATGAGCGATTACAGGCTGAGGATGCATGACATTCCTGTTGATGACAGGCCCACTGAGCGTCTGTTGAAATATGGTCCAGAGTCTTTGTCCACTGCCGAGCTTCTGGCTGTGGTCCTCAGAACAGGAACGAAGAAGGAAAATGTAGTAAATATGTGCCAGAGGATCTTCTCTGAGTACAACGTAAAGCAGTTGAGCCAGGCAGAAATATCAAAACTTATGCAGATATATGGTATAGGTCCCACTAAAGCTGCTCAGATCGCTGCAGTGTTCGAGCTTGCACGCAAGCTGGAGAGGCATGTGGATGGACCTAAGCGCAAGATATGCTCGCCTGCTGATGTTTATTCAATGCTGTATCCGGGTATGAGGGAGCAGAAGCGTGAAAAGCTTGTGGTGCTTTACCTGGACACAAAGAATCAGGTACTCAAGGAAGAAGTTGTTTCCATCGGCAGCCTGAATTCTAGCATTGTGCATCCCCGGGAAGTCTTTAAATCCGCGCTCATGGAGTCGTCTGCATCAGTTATCATATCTCATAATCATCCTTCTGGTGACCCGACTCCCAGCAAGGAGGATATAGCAATTACCGAAAAGCTCATAGAGGGTGGCAAAATACTGGGTATCGATGTGCTGGACCATGTAATCATAGGTGATGGCAGGTATGTGAGCCTCAAGGACGAGGGTCTTGTCAGTTAA
- a CDS encoding triphosphoribosyl-dephospho-CoA synthase: MRNEQGTKTKHDNASADRTAAYVARCAQLAMLLEVSAHPKPGNVDRDHDYENTTFEHFLTSSVAVYPIFEKAAEEEHGIGQYVHKSVLESMAWQKGGNTHFGAFLLLFPLAMAAGKLIRNSRELTPENITEEAFNIVKETDVEDAVQIYLSFGPAGVKVRKVDEFDLSNTKAIIDIKNKCTTLYHLMEISSSYDLIAREWTSGFRSCAQCSGILTKEMDVDATLIHTGNSRINQVIVYAFVKMLAMNMDTFIETKFDMQIAEEVSSRARRIITNLEHSGYNMEDVLLDIYNFDEELLTRNINPGSTADIIIGGLFISLLGGMRF, translated from the coding sequence ATGAGGAACGAGCAAGGAACAAAGACGAAGCATGACAATGCTTCTGCCGACCGGACTGCTGCCTATGTGGCACGATGTGCACAGCTTGCCATGCTGCTTGAAGTATCTGCTCATCCCAAACCTGGAAATGTCGACAGGGATCATGATTATGAGAATACGACCTTTGAACATTTCCTCACATCTTCTGTAGCAGTATACCCAATATTTGAGAAAGCTGCCGAAGAAGAACATGGAATTGGACAATATGTCCACAAGTCAGTGCTTGAAAGTATGGCTTGGCAGAAAGGAGGTAATACACATTTCGGTGCTTTTCTACTTTTATTTCCCCTTGCAATGGCAGCCGGAAAACTTATTCGGAACTCCAGGGAACTTACACCTGAAAATATTACTGAAGAAGCGTTCAACATTGTAAAAGAAACAGATGTAGAAGACGCGGTGCAGATATACCTGTCTTTTGGGCCGGCAGGGGTCAAAGTGCGCAAGGTAGATGAATTCGACCTGTCCAATACAAAAGCCATTATAGATATAAAGAACAAGTGTACTACACTATACCATTTAATGGAGATATCCAGCTCTTATGACCTGATTGCACGGGAGTGGACTAGTGGTTTTAGAAGCTGTGCACAGTGCTCCGGGATACTTACAAAAGAGATGGATGTTGATGCAACACTTATCCATACCGGTAACTCCAGGATCAATCAGGTTATAGTCTACGCTTTTGTGAAGATGCTTGCAATGAACATGGACACATTCATAGAAACAAAGTTCGACATGCAGATAGCTGAAGAAGTATCCTCAAGGGCAAGGAGAATTATTACTAACTTAGAACATTCCGGATATAATATGGAAGATGTATTATTAGATATATACAACTTTGACGAGGAGCTGCTCACAAGAAATATTAATCCAGGTTCTACGGCGGATATAATAATAGGTGGCCTTTTTATATCTCTTCTTGGAGGAATGAGATTCTGA
- a CDS encoding methanogenesis marker 9 domain-containing protein, with protein sequence MSDDLFKINVGNLAIKNPIALASMGGITDSRFANEFAEDAGLVILGGYNLDAATNHAASEIVKRGRKEFISDEPLQLIDNELRSVKTESVVAINVRSATLEPLIEAAIMARNANAIIEIDAHCRQPEMTELGIGEAFLSDLPKLRDTILKVKETGAIVSVKVRANVVDNIKMAKAIEDAGADILHVDAMKEGAGADIEAIRKIRDATRLLLIGNNSVNDLNTAKEMFTRGADIVSVGRGIMEDPSLITHLVNETTLIQKELGWYNAPKHVCRGEGDLRGLAFCCMPVKPCPVHSNVKKIGLSPKEFADVKMEFAKGTPLEYGDSTCFGSLVWCCKITKMCPLRDGVLEMIGLSDADYMELKRELADYILDHPKVTGK encoded by the coding sequence GTGTCTGATGATCTTTTTAAAATTAATGTAGGAAATCTTGCTATAAAGAACCCCATAGCTCTTGCTTCAATGGGAGGAATAACAGACAGCCGCTTTGCAAATGAATTCGCAGAAGATGCGGGACTTGTCATACTTGGAGGATATAACCTCGATGCTGCAACTAACCATGCAGCTTCAGAAATAGTTAAAAGAGGGCGAAAGGAGTTCATTTCAGATGAACCTTTGCAACTGATAGATAATGAACTAAGATCAGTGAAAACTGAAAGTGTAGTTGCCATAAATGTAAGAAGCGCAACACTGGAGCCACTGATCGAAGCTGCCATTATGGCTAGGAATGCAAATGCTATAATAGAGATAGACGCGCATTGCAGGCAGCCTGAAATGACGGAATTAGGCATAGGCGAAGCATTTCTAAGTGATCTGCCCAAGCTCCGTGATACTATCCTTAAGGTTAAAGAAACAGGAGCCATTGTGTCAGTGAAAGTACGTGCCAATGTGGTTGATAATATCAAAATGGCCAAAGCCATCGAAGATGCAGGTGCTGACATACTGCACGTGGATGCTATGAAAGAAGGAGCAGGAGCCGATATAGAAGCCATCAGGAAGATAAGAGATGCTACAAGACTCCTTCTGATAGGTAATAATTCTGTAAATGATCTCAATACCGCAAAAGAGATGTTTACCAGAGGTGCAGACATAGTTTCTGTGGGAAGAGGGATCATGGAAGACCCATCTCTGATAACCCACCTTGTAAATGAAACTACTCTGATACAGAAAGAACTCGGATGGTACAATGCACCTAAGCATGTATGCAGAGGAGAAGGTGACCTTCGTGGGCTTGCATTCTGCTGTATGCCAGTCAAGCCGTGCCCTGTACATTCAAATGTAAAGAAGATAGGGCTTTCACCTAAGGAGTTCGCTGATGTGAAGATGGAATTCGCAAAGGGAACACCTCTTGAGTACGGCGATAGCACCTGTTTCGGAAGTCTGGTGTGGTGCTGTAAGATCACAAAAATGTGTCCTTTAAGGGACGGAGTCCTTGAAATGATTGGACTTTCCGATGCAGACTATATGGAACTGAAAAGAGAACTTGCAGATTACATTCTTGACCATCCCAAGGTTACCGGTAAATGA
- a CDS encoding DUF2209 domain-containing protein, with the protein MFDIIAVDISGRHVEDGEYFMVCVAVSFSVFPDHIDKTHQINIRHFTSRNAPEINDVATMVEKTVEGLNPQATIVMEAGDMFNRPQWLVTGMFSRDFKYQESLSERRAIEIAHHISMSARRLLKVKCAFSLQSDKEDLINEKSDRCAEGRSRQ; encoded by the coding sequence ATGTTCGATATTATTGCCGTGGATATTTCTGGAAGACATGTAGAAGATGGAGAATACTTCATGGTATGCGTGGCAGTGTCATTTTCTGTGTTTCCTGACCATATCGATAAGACGCATCAGATCAATATCCGCCATTTCACAAGCAGGAATGCCCCTGAAATTAATGATGTGGCCACAATGGTAGAAAAGACCGTGGAAGGCCTTAATCCTCAGGCTACCATCGTAATGGAGGCAGGGGATATGTTCAACAGGCCCCAGTGGCTGGTCACAGGCATGTTCTCCCGGGATTTTAAATACCAGGAATCTCTGAGCGAGCGCAGGGCCATAGAGATAGCACACCATATTTCCATGAGCGCCAGAAGGCTACTCAAGGTAAAGTGCGCCTTTAGTCTTCAGTCTGATAAAGAGGATCTTATAAATGAAAAAAGTGATCGTTGTGCAGAGGGTAGATCCCGACAGTGA
- the hflX gene encoding GTPase HflX codes for MKKVIVVQRVDPDSDDLKNKRQLAELKDLAFAANYSVTGEVIQSRYPDKKYQLGKGKVQELALSVKALDAEKVIFCNELSSMQLYNITDTCKCAVIDKFQLILEIFALRATTRRAKLQVELARLEYEIPRAKIIVSHLKKEERPGFMGLGSYEDSYEQDIKGRIARIKGELSHVQGHNESLRTFRHAHGLSMVALAGYTNAGKSTLFNALMEEDVDVADMLFTTLSPVARSMDVMGRKVILTDTVGFIEDLPHWLIDAFRSTLDEIFFADIILLVVDASEPLDIMHDKLLTCHETLWEQVHDASVITVMNKTDLISQEELNEKMEALGYLVPNPVYISAKTMGGLGDLKQAIRSKLPVWERKEISMPFSKHSMSVLSWLFKEGVVHSVKYTDQILVDLEAREEVINKVISFIDV; via the coding sequence ATGAAAAAAGTGATCGTTGTGCAGAGGGTAGATCCCGACAGTGATGATCTCAAGAACAAAAGACAGTTAGCTGAGTTGAAGGACCTGGCCTTTGCTGCTAATTACTCTGTTACAGGAGAGGTCATACAGTCCCGGTACCCTGATAAAAAATATCAGCTGGGCAAAGGTAAGGTGCAGGAACTTGCATTGTCCGTGAAAGCTCTGGATGCAGAAAAAGTGATCTTCTGCAATGAACTGAGCAGTATGCAGCTATATAACATTACAGATACCTGCAAATGTGCGGTCATTGACAAGTTCCAGCTTATCCTGGAAATATTTGCGCTGAGGGCTACCACAAGGCGCGCCAAGCTGCAGGTTGAGCTTGCAAGGCTTGAATATGAGATACCCAGGGCAAAGATCATTGTATCTCATCTGAAAAAAGAGGAAAGGCCGGGTTTTATGGGTCTGGGTAGCTATGAGGATTCCTATGAGCAGGATATCAAAGGGAGGATAGCTCGCATCAAGGGCGAGCTAAGCCACGTGCAGGGCCACAACGAATCCCTGCGCACTTTCAGGCACGCTCATGGTCTGTCTATGGTGGCTCTTGCAGGCTATACTAATGCCGGAAAAAGTACGCTGTTCAATGCTCTTATGGAGGAGGATGTGGACGTGGCTGATATGCTTTTCACGACCCTCTCTCCGGTTGCCCGCTCCATGGATGTTATGGGGCGCAAGGTAATTCTAACTGATACGGTAGGTTTTATAGAGGACCTGCCTCACTGGCTCATAGATGCCTTCCGTTCGACCCTGGATGAGATCTTTTTCGCAGATATCATATTGCTTGTAGTGGATGCAAGTGAGCCTCTGGACATAATGCACGATAAGTTGCTCACATGTCATGAAACTCTGTGGGAACAGGTACATGATGCGTCTGTGATTACTGTAATGAATAAAACTGATCTCATCAGCCAGGAAGAGCTTAATGAGAAAATGGAAGCTCTTGGATACCTTGTTCCTAATCCGGTCTATATCTCTGCAAAGACCATGGGCGGTCTGGGTGATCTTAAACAGGCTATAAGATCTAAGCTTCCAGTATGGGAAAGAAAGGAAATATCAATGCCTTTTTCAAAGCATTCCATGTCAGTTCTTTCCTGGCTTTTCAAAGAAGGGGTAGTACATTCTGTAAAATATACGGATCAGATCCTAGTGGATCTGGAAGCAAGGGAGGAGGTAATAAACAAAGTAATATCTTTTATAGATGTGTAG
- the mmp11 gene encoding methanogenesis marker protein 11, with amino-acid sequence MKDIELNDPYTTPYRGIYAICDKHNEYVEIVEHSNCYGGAAWSKFHYSHSPLILKTRSIGNMVRYLAKTGTCKLELKPSVAAAGIESIIVDKDEVHITYAGLGGGGVGATKCRAFAQGVLRCDYSESGGGRAARGKVIVPRRERVLIGIDDTDSKETGATWTLTHNIAKALDCPEAVYLSHSLVQLFPVSARTQNCVSTVLEFGCVDAISTKELLESIKAALLKYSVSDETGMVVLRNFNAHEIYPYSRECRSGELSREYAVQYAIDNGVEIWLNGNGVIGALASLAWFSRPDESIRMDAEINDP; translated from the coding sequence ATGAAAGATATAGAACTTAATGACCCTTATACAACTCCATATAGAGGTATATACGCAATATGCGATAAACACAATGAATATGTAGAGATCGTTGAGCATTCCAATTGTTATGGCGGTGCTGCATGGTCAAAGTTCCATTATTCGCATTCTCCTCTCATCTTAAAGACAAGGTCCATAGGGAATATGGTCAGGTATCTTGCAAAGACAGGCACATGCAAACTTGAACTTAAACCTTCAGTTGCAGCTGCTGGCATAGAATCTATTATTGTGGATAAAGATGAGGTCCATATCACATATGCAGGTCTGGGTGGTGGGGGTGTAGGCGCCACTAAGTGCCGGGCCTTTGCACAGGGTGTCCTGCGCTGCGACTACAGTGAATCAGGGGGAGGGCGTGCAGCAAGGGGTAAGGTCATCGTTCCCAGAAGGGAAAGAGTGCTCATAGGGATCGATGATACGGACTCTAAGGAAACGGGGGCAACATGGACTCTTACTCACAATATCGCAAAAGCGCTGGATTGTCCCGAGGCGGTCTATCTTTCACATTCTCTTGTTCAGCTTTTTCCCGTATCTGCAAGGACACAGAACTGTGTATCCACAGTGCTTGAGTTCGGGTGTGTGGACGCAATATCCACTAAAGAGCTGCTTGAAAGCATAAAGGCAGCACTTCTGAAATACAGTGTTTCAGATGAGACCGGCATGGTTGTGCTTCGGAATTTCAATGCACATGAGATCTATCCGTATAGCAGGGAGTGTCGCAGTGGTGAGCTCAGCAGGGAATATGCAGTGCAGTACGCTATCGATAATGGTGTGGAGATATGGCTGAACGGCAATGGGGTTATAGGTGCGCTGGCTTCTCTTGCATGGTTCTCAAGGCCGGATGAATCTATCAGGATGGACGCTGAGATAAATGACCCCTGA
- a CDS encoding DUF447 domain-containing protein gives MSSWRNEILTEKRLKLEDFGLFEGISETIVTTHQGLSPNAAPMGIIRKQDTTLIRLFKGSRTYQNVLAENFLVVNITNDPVAFVRYTFSEVQPEDIENISSPGREFPVLKAAQSWIAFECINTKITSEALVAELRPLRGHVGSFQPKAPNRGLNAVIEATIHATRYKMNEEEKYMKLIDFYEDIINKCGGEREKEAIRLLHTFL, from the coding sequence ATCTCTTCTTGGAGGAATGAGATTCTGACAGAAAAGAGACTTAAACTTGAGGACTTTGGCCTCTTTGAAGGTATCTCTGAAACCATTGTTACCACGCACCAAGGCTTGTCTCCCAATGCAGCCCCAATGGGCATCATCAGAAAACAGGATACGACCCTTATAAGGCTTTTCAAAGGCTCCAGGACCTATCAGAATGTTCTGGCAGAGAATTTTCTTGTCGTCAATATAACGAACGATCCTGTGGCATTTGTCAGATATACTTTTTCTGAGGTTCAGCCGGAAGATATAGAGAACATATCGTCTCCTGGAAGAGAATTTCCCGTCCTTAAGGCGGCTCAGAGTTGGATAGCTTTTGAATGTATCAATACCAAGATCACATCTGAAGCTCTTGTTGCGGAACTGAGACCATTAAGAGGACATGTGGGATCATTCCAGCCAAAAGCACCTAACAGAGGATTGAACGCTGTCATAGAGGCGACCATTCATGCCACACGCTATAAGATGAATGAAGAAGAAAAATATATGAAACTAATAGATTTCTACGAGGACATAATAAACAAGTGCGGCGGAGAAAGAGAGAAAGAGGCTATTCGTCTACTGCATACCTTTCTTTAA
- a CDS encoding CehA/McbA family metallohydrolase, with protein MKFDLHVHTRFSKDSDADIDAIILHAKKNGLDGFAVCDHDVTGGGPFSVQRAAELGSDLVIIPGVEISTSEGHLLVLGIKESIEPGLSPAETILRARAQDAVVILPHPFKLTSHGIGYIAGLDVDAVEVLNSRCLTDGPNNKACAAATSLGIAQVGGSDCHVPEMVGISYTEIDVQERSLDAVLDAIRQGKVRPGGGKTPKVFVMRQMMKNAQKRTAKILGLD; from the coding sequence ATGAAATTCGACCTGCACGTCCATACGCGTTTTTCAAAAGACAGTGATGCAGACATTGATGCGATCATTCTTCATGCTAAAAAGAATGGTCTTGATGGTTTTGCAGTATGCGACCATGATGTAACTGGAGGAGGTCCTTTTTCTGTGCAGCGGGCAGCAGAGCTGGGCTCTGATCTTGTGATCATTCCGGGTGTGGAAATAAGCACTTCAGAGGGGCATCTGCTGGTGCTGGGTATAAAGGAAAGTATAGAACCAGGTCTCTCCCCGGCTGAGACCATACTCCGGGCAAGAGCACAGGATGCGGTGGTAATATTACCTCATCCTTTCAAGCTCACATCTCATGGGATAGGATATATCGCGGGTCTTGATGTGGACGCTGTGGAGGTCCTGAATTCCCGCTGCCTTACAGATGGTCCTAATAACAAGGCATGTGCTGCAGCAACTTCTCTTGGGATCGCTCAGGTTGGTGGCAGTGATTGCCATGTGCCTGAAATGGTGGGTATTTCGTACACTGAAATAGATGTGCAGGAGAGGTCCTTGGATGCTGTCCTTGATGCTATCCGGCAGGGCAAGGTAAGGCCGGGCGGCGGCAAAACCCCAAAGGTATTTGTGATGCGCCAGATGATGAAAAACGCACAAAAAAGAACAGCTAAAATACTGGGTCTGGATTAA